Proteins from a genomic interval of Verrucomicrobium sp.:
- a CDS encoding YdbL family protein, whose protein sequence is MKAHLLCLAPALLLCSCAPTVHVAVPKPVVIDVNMKVDVTTREEGSASKSQSQAKPAAPSGDAAAADHTRLMGEVQELKNSGLVGEGKDGYLAVRNAPQGKLPTGEDYAAYVGRIVKEENDARKAIYMQAATKQGTPLDTVQKESGERWQDAAYPGEWIQAADGSWQQKKGK, encoded by the coding sequence ATGAAAGCCCACCTCCTCTGCCTCGCCCCGGCCCTGCTCCTCTGCTCCTGCGCGCCGACCGTCCATGTGGCGGTGCCGAAGCCGGTTGTCATCGACGTGAACATGAAAGTCGACGTGACGACGCGCGAGGAGGGCTCCGCCTCCAAGAGCCAGTCCCAGGCCAAGCCCGCCGCCCCCAGCGGGGACGCGGCCGCCGCCGACCACACCCGCCTGATGGGCGAGGTGCAGGAGCTGAAGAACTCCGGCCTGGTCGGGGAAGGGAAGGACGGCTACCTGGCCGTCCGCAACGCGCCGCAGGGCAAGCTCCCCACCGGGGAGGACTACGCCGCTTACGTCGGCCGCATCGTCAAGGAGGAGAACGACGCCCGCAAGGCCATCTACATGCAGGCGGCCACCAAGCAGGGCACGCCCCTGGACACCGTCCAGAAGGAGTCGGGCGAGCGCTGGCAGGACGCCGCCTATCCGGGCGAGTGGATCCAGGCCGCCGACGGCTCCTGGCAGCAGAAGAAGGGGAAGTAG
- a CDS encoding Fur family transcriptional regulator codes for MAVPMKTDAPAADRLAWARGLCEEMGLRRTPAREAVLEFFSTQSQPVTLAQVCEGKAVKAQCDPATVFRTLQTLEGMGLLRRIWLHERTPFFVLLFPGDHRDYVLCTGCGKVEETQLECPVGKLEKEVADKLGYTGLRHELGFYGVCPDCQKRHPAEPHVHRPDFSCCAPAPRRRKKKAD; via the coding sequence ATGGCCGTCCCCATGAAGACCGACGCCCCCGCCGCCGACCGCCTCGCCTGGGCCCGCGGGCTTTGCGAGGAGATGGGCCTACGCCGGACCCCCGCGCGGGAGGCCGTCCTGGAATTCTTCTCCACCCAATCCCAGCCCGTCACCCTGGCCCAAGTGTGCGAGGGGAAAGCCGTGAAGGCCCAGTGCGATCCGGCCACCGTCTTCCGCACCCTCCAGACACTGGAGGGGATGGGACTGCTGCGGCGCATCTGGCTGCACGAGCGGACGCCCTTCTTCGTCCTCCTCTTCCCCGGCGACCACCGGGACTACGTCCTCTGCACCGGCTGCGGCAAGGTGGAGGAAACCCAGCTGGAATGCCCCGTCGGCAAATTGGAAAAGGAAGTGGCCGACAAGCTCGGCTACACCGGGCTGCGGCACGAGCTGGGCTTCTACGGCGTCTGCCCGGACTGCCAGAAGCGCCACCCGGCGGAGCCCCACGTCCACCGGCCCGATTTCTCCTGCTGCGCCCCGGCGCCCCGCCGCCGGAAGAAGAAGGCCGACTAG
- a CDS encoding glycosyltransferase family 2 protein: protein MKLSVVIPCYNERATLRRLLEAVRRAPYPDKEIIVVDDGSTDGTREILRGEIEGSGLADKIFYHEANQGKGAALRTGFAAATGDVVVAQDADLEYDPEEYPLLIEPIRADKADVVFGSRFCGGPHRVLYFWHRVGNGFLTLLSNMFTNLNLSDMETCYKAFRREIIQAVRIEENRFGFEPEITAKVARMKVRIYEVGISYHGRTYAEGKKINWRDGVRALYCIVKYGLIR, encoded by the coding sequence GTGAAGCTCTCCGTCGTCATCCCCTGCTACAACGAGCGGGCGACCCTCCGCCGGCTCCTGGAAGCGGTCCGCCGGGCGCCCTACCCGGACAAGGAGATCATCGTCGTCGACGACGGCTCGACCGACGGGACGCGGGAAATCCTGCGCGGGGAGATCGAGGGTTCCGGCCTGGCCGACAAGATTTTCTACCATGAGGCCAATCAGGGCAAGGGGGCGGCGCTGCGCACCGGCTTTGCCGCGGCCACTGGGGATGTGGTGGTGGCGCAGGACGCCGATTTGGAGTACGACCCGGAGGAATACCCCCTCCTGATCGAGCCGATCCGGGCGGACAAGGCCGACGTCGTCTTCGGCTCCCGCTTCTGCGGCGGCCCGCACCGGGTGCTCTACTTCTGGCACCGCGTTGGCAACGGGTTCCTCACCCTCCTGTCGAACATGTTCACCAACTTGAACCTTTCCGACATGGAGACGTGCTACAAGGCCTTCCGCCGGGAAATTATCCAGGCGGTGCGGATCGAGGAGAACCGCTTCGGCTTCGAGCCGGAGATCACGGCGAAGGTCGCGCGGATGAAGGTCCGCATCTATGAGGTGGGCATCTCCTACCACGGCCGCACCTACGCGGAGGGGAAGAAGATCAATTGGCGGGACGGCGTCCGCGCCCTCTACTGCATCGTTAAATACGGGCTAATTCGGTAG
- a CDS encoding tetratricopeptide repeat protein, with protein MDLDGPLHARLDQASLLLSQGRLAEMLDVLEPLLPLLGNDASFQCARGIALLTLDEPEAGELALRRAVALNPRLSRARVYHAAALADLGQTQEALNAYEEALRLEPENPEARTHRALLWLSRGRLAEGWEEYEWRFRLSSHLLGGPPPHTPRWSGEPLEGRTLLLLAEQGLGDTLQFARFAARAKEAHPRATVILECQPELVRLLQGAPGFDAVVRRGPAPPPHDVHLPLLSLPRFFCPDPAAIPPPLFLPAVEIPAAPPPGSPRRIGVAWAGGRANTKDRSRSCPPEALAPLRNAANVEWINLQKEAPGAAWLPFASDLSACEDFLDTARVVAGLDLVITVDTAVAHLAGSLGKPVWILLPEPSCWRWMTEAEATPWYPSARLFRQARHGDWDGLLARVATELARI; from the coding sequence GTGGACCTGGACGGTCCCCTTCACGCCCGCCTCGACCAGGCCAGCCTCCTCCTCTCCCAGGGCAGGCTCGCCGAGATGCTCGACGTCCTGGAGCCGCTCCTCCCCCTCCTGGGGAACGACGCGTCCTTCCAGTGCGCCCGGGGCATCGCCCTCCTGACCCTGGACGAGCCGGAGGCGGGCGAGCTGGCGCTGCGCCGCGCCGTGGCGCTCAATCCGCGCCTCTCCCGCGCCCGCGTCTACCACGCCGCCGCGCTGGCCGACCTGGGCCAGACGCAGGAAGCCCTCAACGCGTACGAAGAGGCGCTCCGCCTGGAGCCCGAAAATCCGGAAGCCCGCACCCATCGGGCCCTGCTCTGGCTTTCCCGGGGCCGCCTGGCCGAGGGCTGGGAGGAATACGAGTGGCGCTTCCGCCTCTCCTCCCATCTTTTAGGCGGGCCGCCGCCCCACACGCCGCGCTGGAGCGGGGAGCCGCTGGAAGGCCGCACCCTGCTCCTGCTGGCCGAACAGGGCCTGGGAGACACCCTTCAATTCGCCCGCTTCGCCGCGCGGGCCAAGGAAGCCCACCCGCGCGCCACAGTCATCCTGGAATGCCAGCCGGAACTGGTCCGGCTCCTGCAGGGCGCTCCCGGCTTTGACGCCGTCGTCCGGCGCGGCCCCGCGCCGCCGCCGCACGACGTCCACCTGCCGCTCCTCTCCCTGCCCCGCTTCTTCTGCCCCGATCCGGCGGCGATCCCCCCGCCCCTTTTCCTGCCCGCCGTGGAAATCCCCGCCGCGCCGCCTCCGGGAAGCCCGCGGCGGATCGGCGTCGCCTGGGCGGGCGGCCGGGCCAACACCAAGGACCGCAGCCGCTCCTGCCCGCCGGAGGCGCTGGCCCCGCTGCGGAACGCGGCAAACGTGGAGTGGATCAACCTGCAAAAGGAAGCCCCCGGCGCGGCGTGGCTCCCCTTCGCCTCCGACCTTTCCGCGTGCGAGGACTTCCTCGACACCGCGCGCGTCGTCGCGGGCCTCGACCTGGTGATCACCGTCGACACCGCCGTGGCCCACCTGGCGGGCAGCCTGGGGAAGCCGGTCTGGATTCTCCTGCCGGAACCCTCCTGCTGGCGCTGGATGACGGAGGCGGAGGCGACGCCGTGGTACCCCTCCGCGCGGCTCTTCCGCCAGGCGCGGCACGGGGATTGGGACGGGCTGCTTGCGCGCGTGGCTACCGAATTAGCCCGTATTTAA